In a single window of the Hypanus sabinus isolate sHypSab1 chromosome 15, sHypSab1.hap1, whole genome shotgun sequence genome:
- the LOC132405140 gene encoding uncharacterized protein LOC132405140 isoform X1 produces the protein MPSLLCEKSLPTTSNVVASPSNSTVVRGMSLPGHDKYQSLKTRLLQTSGPSKSEHARQLLSLPGLSDGKPSELMDHKLSLLGKHYPCFIIKELSMQQKPDPVHTALANAPMVDNRELAKMADSLHSARQWCIIPPLFSTSISLVSKAPDIRTPVALKQMTPDLCFYHARFGRDFRKCRPPSSFDSASASGHRGSVNTVASSCQGRLLFTTDTLSGRRFLCGRCSDECTASIAYRDKTLPTAARSRTRGHDG, from the coding sequence ATGCCCAGTTTGCTCTGCGAGAAATCTCTGCCAACGACATCAAATGTGGTAGCGTCACCTAGCAATAGCACAGTGGTTAGAGGGATGAGTCTGCCTGGACATGATAAATACCAATCACTGAAAACTCGCCTTTTACAGACTTCCGGACCTTCGAAGTCGGAGCACGCCAGACAGTTACTCTCCTTACCCGGTCTCAGTGATGGTAAgccttcagagctaatggaccacaagctgtctctcctgggaaagcACTATCCTTGTTTTATTATTAAAGAACTCTCCATGCAGCAGAAGCCTGATCCAGTTCACACAGCCCTCGCTAATGCTCCCATGGTGGAcaatagggagcttgctaaaatggctgatagtcttcACTCAGCCAGGCAGTGGTGTATCATTCCTCCTCttttctctacctcaataagccTGGTCAGCAAGGCCCCCGACATAAGGACTCCCGTGGCTCTGAAACAGATGACGCCGGACCTGTGTTTTTACCATGCTCGCTTTGGTAGGGACTTCAGGAAGTGCCGACCACCCAGCAGCTTTGACAGTGCCAGTGCATCGGGACATCGGGGGTCTGTGAACACCGTGGCATCCAGCTGCCAGGGCCGTCTACTGTTCACTacggacaccctttcagggcGACGCTTTCTGTGTGGCAGGTGCTCAGATGAGTGTACTGCCAGCATTGCCTATAGAGACAAAACCTTGCCAACGGCAGCAAGATCCAGAACCAGGGGACATGATGGGTGA